Below is a window of Patescibacteria group bacterium DNA.
CGCGTGCCGTGGTCGTGAGACCGAGTCCGCGCGTTTCGCTATTTGGCATGTCGCAAATTTCATTCGCAAAAATCGTCCGATCGGCATTGCGATAAAACATCACCGCCTGATTGTCGCTATCCCAACAGCCGGTGATGACGCGGGGATTTTGCTCGTCAATCTGAATCTTGCCGGCGGAGTCGATGATGAGATCGACAGGCGTCGCCGCCAAAACAGACGCGAACGAAAGGACGAACGCGAGGAAAGAGGTGAGTGCTTTTTTCATGCGCCGATTTTAGAACAAATTTTGTGTTCGCGCCAAATTACTCTTTTGGGGTTTCGATTTTAGACAATAGTTTCTCGTAAAGTCTTCGGTCGCGCAAAAGAGCATGTTCCTCTTCTGTGGTTGGCATCGCATCTTTCGGGCAATGCCTATTCGTGAAATGACATTTTCTTGTTTTGTCATTAATCGCTGCTGGGCAATGAAAGCTCTCACCTCGACCGATTTTTTTTCTACCTGCGACAAATATAAGAAAAACCTCATTGCCGCTGCACAAGAGAATCTCTGAGATATCCAACCTGTCGGCTTCTCGCTTTAAGACTGGACCAAGCTTAACGGGTTCTGTTGTTTCGGCGGCTCTTGCGGCCTTATGTAGCCAGCTCTCCATTGGGTCTTTCATCTTTTGAAAATTAAAAATAGAAACTAATTTTAACTACAAATTTTTAATTGTCAAGTTTAGAATTTCACGCGCTCGCCGACTGAATCGCGACGGTATTTGCCGAATTCAACTAGTTTCAGCGCGCGCTCGCCCTCGATGATTGGTCCTTCGCGGCAGACGCAAAATCCGCCGTCGTCCATCGCGCAGCTGCCGCAGACGCCGATGCCGCATTTCATCATTCTCTCTAGGCTCAGCTCGCTCGGGACTTTCGCAGTGTGGCAAATTTGTGCGACTTTTTGCAGCATTAATTCCGGACCGCAGGTGAACACAAAATCTGTTTTCTTTTTCGCCAAAATTTCTGCGAGCAGGTCAGTCGTGAAACACTGCGTGCCGCGAGTGCCGTCGTTCGTCGCTATCGAAACTTTCGCTCCCATTTTCGCGGCGTATTTTTCACCAAATAAAAATTTTTTCGAACGAGCGCCAATGATGAAATCAATTTCGCAATGCTCAAGTCG
It encodes the following:
- a CDS encoding dihydroorotate dehydrogenase electron transfer subunit: MSETLPTVYEIQKVIAEADGIKTLVFKRNFDFTPGQFVMVWLPRVEEKPYGIWRTKKGEFRITVSAIGEFSRKLAAQKVGAPVGIRGPFGRGFSVLKKKKVVLVGGGFGVAPLLGLAERLEHCEIDFIIGARSKKFLFGEKYAAKMGAKVSIATNDGTRGTQCFTTDLLAEILAKKKTDFVFTCGPELMLQKVAQICHTAKVPSELSLERMMKCGIGVCGSCAMDDGGFCVCREGPIIEGERALKLVEFGKYRRDSVGERVKF